In Gossypium hirsutum isolate 1008001.06 chromosome A10, Gossypium_hirsutum_v2.1, whole genome shotgun sequence, the DNA window attgacgttacttttccatgaaaatagactcatatatcttccatccataaaattttcataattttttgtttggccaatcaataccagatttttcttaaattttcccttatttcactgtttgactaatctgaccactcttcactacgaatcaaatttctcattgtacagaattcaaaatatgttctcattgatttcatttgaaactagactcattaaggagtctaagcatataaattttatcttataaacatttttgtaaaaattataatgattttctaaaaatagaacaagggaccccgaagtcatttgactctatcccacgccacttcaaatatctcattatcagcaattcttttgcttacacggtttcttttataagaaaatagactcactaagatttaattacataatttattcagcttctaactcaactcccacaatttatggtgattttccaaaatcacgttactgctgttgtcctaaacagatttattacaaatttactctttcacccattctttgcattcacattatttaaacatgtatatcaccaatcaatttcatcacaattctataatttcacttaagcataatctcaatacaatacattaTGCTCagtgattcgcacacaaccgttcaaattagcaattataagatggttccgcacatagcccacccttatgaataatttacgatggttttacccttactcacatatatgacataggcattttcatctatgcttctcatttcacattcatgattcaattccaatcgatctaacatgcataagtatatatcatatacctggccaacttaatgtattgaacgaattcaattgccgatttaacacaaggtctcatagtcttagacttttatcaaattaccggcatttagcctgctaggttttaaacccgaattcatcaccggcacgaagcctactagactttaagtctgaactcattcactggcatttcgcctgctaggcttgaagcccgatatcatttcaccggcattatagcctgctaggctcgaagcccaataatattattcaccagcttaaagcttgctaggctcaaagctcgaatatcacaattataaagtcgtctcataaacaattcatataatatagcatgtatatctgttcactttgctctatttaatcattcaattacAATTTATCATTGCCCTTTGAATCATttgatattttgcacactaagtgtcattctcaatatctcgcacactaagtgccattctcaatatttcgtacactgagtaccatatttgattgccccgcacactaaatgccacattttgtcgatatgtcatcagacattaaaatattcacgtatatacaatttatgcgatattaaagcattagaaacataaatttagcaatacttattgcatacgaacttacctcattcgcGGTAACGACAAATTAGATCGACGAATCCGATACTTCGTTTGtccctcgatatagactcgtacgaggcttaacttgatctaaatcaatcaaattcaactattacaattcatattctattcattttaactcaatttcatattttggtaaaattactatttcacccctaaagtttcacttttattcaatttagtccatgagctcaaaaaatgcaaattaaccatttttaaccataattaagcttaaccgaatattcatggtattaaaacagcccataaattattttatggcaaaattacatttttgcctctgatatttcaacttctttacaatttagtccctaagctcgaaaaattaaattcattcaatttttggcCAAACCCATGTCAAGCCAAATTTACTACAacttcataacagcccatattttcatttattcacactttcaaccatataatttcaataattcacaatttaatccaaaattgacatttttaccaaaatttactttacaaaacatgtatatccaacaacaataatttattttccatcatcaactatcaaaatactcatgcattcaacaatggcaacattcaaatactttaacagttttgaaatcagagatacaggctagctagaatacgaagcaacgatctcaaaaacataaaaattatcaaaaaccgaacacaaaacatacctaaatcacttCGTGCAAGTGCCGAAAATaaggaagcttcaatggctttctttttctcctccatattcggccaaaataaaatttgcatggccattttatgttttatttttatttaatacattttaatattccatttacctttttgtcctttataataatacataatttcatatatgccaaaccactaatctccactatcataaagtaatggtttaattgataaatagggacttctactttagtaaaacatggaaaataaacacttaaacaattagaatgcaacttttacattttacgcgatttagtcatttttacttaattaactatcgaaatgataaaatttttcaacgaaactttaataccatctttttgccactccgtaaatatttataaaaatatttacgactcggtttatagaaatgaggtcccaatacctcatttccTAAATCCACTTAACCttaaggtcataccacttgaacttaataaatcacttataaaacaaatatcacaatatcaaaaacatttttttttaaaatcacaattaactcgtaaatattaaatataatatttacaaacctactcatcggatttggtggccccgaaaccactgttccggttaatcctaaaaacgggctgttacagggAAGGTTTTAATTAATGTGGGCCAAACTCATGAAATTAGGGCAGAAGCACTGATAATGGATTTTGATGGAAGGAAAAATTAGAAGGCCctacaattaaaaaaatgattggGGATGTGTTGGGCCAGAGTACTTTGAGTTTATTTGGAGCAGATTTGATCACAATGGGCTCTAATAGCAATACACAGTCTGTTGGACcagaaattaataaatttattggtCCGTTTCTTCCTACCCCGTGTGTTAATAAAGTAAATACTGTACCCTTTTCTTCTTCTGGTGCAAGTGCGACTCTATTGGAAAAGTAGGTCCTTAAACCCTATGGAAAAATTGTTGGAGTTAAAACAAGAGTCAACCTAGCTTTTGAAAGATCGGAAGGAGAGAAAGTCTAGTTGGTTGACGGCGTCCTAGACCTCAGTAAGCATTCTGCCATGACTTTTAGGGGTGATGTTCACCAAAAATTGCATAATTCTGCCGCTAGGCGTGATACAGTTTCCAAAGATGGGTTTTCTTCAAGTGCCAATGATAAGAAAATAATGggtaattttaatatttctcaTGGTGGTTAGAAAATtagtaatattttaaaaagaatggGAAGTCAATTTAAATCCACTAGCAATTCCCGAGTTCCTTTAACTGAGTCTATGGAGGTGGTAGCAAATCTCCTGTCTTCTCAAGTGGTGATTGAATCAGAAAAAAGACCACAAGGAGTAGCAGCTTCGAATATGAATTAAAGTTCTTCCCATCGAAAATAAGGGTTtgtccattttattttttaattttatttatgaattttgtgatttttttcatGGAATTGTCACGGGTGCGCTAACGTTAAGTTTCCAAGAATTTTTCGTGAATATAACATGGATTATAAGCCAAATATTGTTAGCTTATTAGAACCGATAGTTAGTTGAGTAAAAGCTGATACCATTATAGCAAAGCTGGGTTTTCAGTGCTCTCATCAACTTGAAGAGATTGGATACCTAGGGGGTATTTGGTTGGGATGGAAAGCTTCCATTCAGCTTGAGGTGGTTCATAGTCATCCTTAGTTCATCTTGACACACATGGTCTGTTTCTTTTACTCTACCGGATCTTGTCTCTTTCGTATATGGGAGTTCTAATCTGCAGAAATAGAAAGATCTTTGGAAGGATTTGAGTATAACGACTCCGTTAGGACCCATTCCTTGGATTGCTATTGGAGATTTCAATGCTATTTTATTTCCTAACGAAGAATTGGGGGGTAATTCTAGTAGGAGAAGGTATCCTTAGTTCGATGATTTTGTAGACATGACTAAGCTACAAGATTTAGGTTTCAGAGGCCCTTCTTTTACCTGGCACAGATGAGGTCTTTTTGAGAGGTTGGATCATACGTTGGGTAATGTTAATTGGGTACGTAAATTTTTGATTTGTTTGGTTACTTATCGTCCGAAGATTAAGTTGGATTATAGACCTCTTCTCTTATCTGTTAATCCAAAGTTAAACTTACTTAAAGGAAGGCATTTTCAGTTTTTGGCTAGGTTGGTTGAACATCCCGATTTTGAGAATTTTGTGGGTGTTAATTGGAAATTTAGTGGGAATATGTCTGATGCTTTGACCAAGTTTACTTTTAGACTTAAGGATTAGAACAAATTGATTTATAGTCACATCATCGcccataaaaaaaatttgataaataaattagaGGATATTCAGTGGCACATGGATTCTCATGGTTCAAATAAGTTAGCTCAAACCGAATTGAGTATTAGACAGGAGCTGAAAAATGTGCTTTATCATGAAGAACTCATTTGGAAACAAAAGTTGAGATGCGATTAGCTAAAGATGGGTGATCGTAACACAAATTTTTTTCATGCACGTacactataaaaaaaatcaagtcgTATTACTGTTATTTGTAACTTTAGTGGTGATTGGATTTATGATCCAAAGATTATTGAGTTAGAGGcaaacaatttttttcaaaatttgtatgGGGAGGTCCTTGGGCCTATGGGGAGTTTTCCTGCTAGTAGATTCCCACTATTGGTCTCTGTTGATGTGGATATTTTGGGAAAATCTGTCACGAATGATGAGATTAAGATTGCTCTTTTTGACATGGCTCCACTTAAAGCATTGGGCAGTGATGGTTATCACgcttttttctttcaaaagtaaTGGACCAAGGTTGGAGGGGCTGTCTGTACTTGGGTGAAAGTGATTTTTAATGGGGGGAACATTGATTATGATTTGAATAATACTTTGATTGTCCTCATACCTAAAGTctctaacttgaaaatttttactcaatttcgCCCTATAAATCTTTGTTCTGTCCTCTATAAACTGATCATGAAGGTAATAGCTAACTGTTACAAATGTGTTTTTCCTAAAATTATTGCATAAGAACAAGTTGGATTCATTGCAGGAAGGAACATCACAAATAATATTATCATTGCGTAAGAGGTGGTTCATTCTATACGGAGTAACAACAAGAGGAAATGGATGGCGATCAAGATCGAATTGGAGAAAGCCTATGATCGTGTCAGATGGGACTTCATTAAAGCTCTCTCCAGGCAATAGGTATCTTAGACTATCTTAGAAATGTGATTATGTCTGCTATCTCTAACTCCACGATGCAAATTTTATGGAATGGAGTTTCGTTGTCTAAATTTAGGCCTGCTAGGGGTATTCGTCAGGGTTGCTTGCTTTCTCCTTATCTCTTTGTGCTTTGTTTGGAATGGCTCAGTCATTCTTTTAAACCAGCTATCTCTAATGGTATGTGGACCCCCATCCGTTTGTCGCGTTCGTGACCGGCCCTCTCCAACCTATTCTTTGCGattgatttagtcattttcagcAAAGCAAATTTGGAGCATGGTAGGATACTCAATAAGATGTTGGGGGATTTCTGTGAAGTTTCTGGCCATAAGATTAATGCTAGAAAAATAAACATCTTTTTCTCTATAGGGGTGGAGGAGTCTATGGCTTACTTGATTAATTCCACACATGGATTCCAAAGAGTGCAAAATCTTGGGCATTACCTAGGAGTTCCTATTTTTCATAATAGAGTCACGAATAGTACCATTCATTTTGTGATTGAGAAAGTGCGTCGAAAGTTGTAGAGTTGGGATGTTGGACAACTATCTATTGTCGGATGGGTGACTTTAGCACAGTCAGTCCTTATGTCCATTCTTAGCTACTTCATGTGGTCCATGCTGATTCATAGATCAATCTATGACGAGATCGAGAGTTTGGTGAAAATATTCATTTGGGGTTCCTTTGAGGGCAAAAAGATGTCTTtagttgggtaggattttatCTGTTAACCCAAAGAGTGTGGTGGTCTTAGGATTAGAAAAATTCAAGGCCAAAATATATCGTTCTTGCTAAAGATTGGGTTTAATATAGTTTCAGATAAGGAGACTTTATAGGCCCAAGTAATCAGGTCGAAGTATCggttaaatgataatttttcagATTGTATTGCATGAACTACAAGCTCATTTCTTTGGTAATAGCTCTCAAAGTTTTGGCCATTATTACAAGAAAATCTAATTTGGTCTATGGGAAATGGTGACAGATTTAGATGCTAGACGGATAATTGGGTTCCGAGGGTAGGACCTTTGATTCAACTTATACCCGCCAATGTCAATATTGATTTTGATTGTCTACTCAATGAAATGGTGAATGAGAAAGGTTTGTCGAACCTAGATCTATTCAAAATCTGGTTGTCGGATGTTGCGGTACAACATATTATGGGTATCCCTCCTCTATATCCTTCTGAGGGGAATGATAGAGTTGGTGCCATACCTCGACAGGGGTTTTCTCTATCAAAAGTGCGTATAAGATTTTGACAGAAAAATCTTGGAGAGTAGGGAAGTTGCCAGGTCCTCAAAGGGTTCATTTTTTCTTATGGACGATTTTGAAACAAAGACTTCTTAGAAATATTGAAGGAGTTATGCGGGGATTAGTAGTTGATTCCTCTTGTCCTTTTTACGGTCATGCTCCAGAAGATATTTTACAAATTCTTAGAGGCTACACAAGCATTAAGGTAATCTGGAGTCAGGTCATCCAGGTAAGTCATCGAACGAACTTTTTTTTTCGAATAGTTTACATGATTAGATCTATTGTAATGTGCAGGACACTACCAAGATACACGAGGGAAGAGCCAACTGGTCGTGCCTCTTTGGCATACTTGCTTGGCGTTTATGGAAGAACCGTAACCTTTTTATATTTCAAGGAAGATCCTGCAGTCCGGAGGAAATAGTTAAAGTTTCGAGCAGCTGGGccaaacagtttttttttttacatcaatGCTGATCCGAATGGCTGCTGTGAGACTTACACTGGAGAGTCAGCAAGTGAGAAATGGCTTTTGTTGAATACAGACGGTGTTGTTCAATTACATTCTGATAATGCAACTGTTAGGGGAATAGTGCGGGATGAGACTAGAGATTGAGTTTTTGGATATAATAGATATTTAGAGAAATGTTCAGTTTTTTATGCAATTGAGGAATTCTAGAGGGGCTTAAACTCATTCAACATGGAGGTTACGATAAGGTGTTAATTCAATCTGATAGCTTAGAAGTTGTGAAAGCCATACAATGAGGTTTTTCTATTTCTTCAAACTCAGCTTTGATCAAAAGGATATAGAGCATTTTGTCCCAATAAGGTCAGTGGCAATACATCCCTAGAGAGCAAAATCAGGTTGCAGACTACTTAGCTAAGTTGGCTTTGGTCAAGAAAGAGGAGTTACAAGTTTTTGATTCTCCCCCTATAGAGagtttagcttttatttttattgattttgataAGATAAGGGGTTTTGTTCCTCTTGAGAATATTTTTGTGTAATTCATACtagtaattatttatttcaccaaaaaatatatataggtgaataagatatgaatatccaaataaaaaataaaataatataaaaaattatgaaaacatataaaattaatttaattttattctattaagGGCGGTGCAATGCTAGTTCTCAAtccactttaaaaattttaaaatattttaaaaaagtttataattgaacttaaccatttaaaatttaaaattatatatatgctAGCCAAAATGTGAACGCATGACTCTTTCATTGACTAACCAGATAAGCTTAGatatctaaaagaaaaaaatgttcagTTTGCTAAAACAATATATTAATTGAAGTTAATCTAATTTACAAATAATAGATATGGCTGATTTAAACACTTAACcctattgaattaatttaaatagaGAAATTAGACATCTTAAGAAATGAaattcatttaacaataatttaatgcatttatatattttatcacgCCATAATTGTATTTAAGCTATTTTTATTTCGTATTAAAAAAAATCGATATtttttatgatgattttattCTAAATTCTTAATAATTGCACATATTCTATTTTGTATGGAGTCTAGTTCCATATTTTCGTACTGTCTGATATTCTCagcttaataatattttaatatcaaCAATTGAGCGTAAATTACgtcaatatttataataaatgaaattgGAATAAATTTATCTTCGAATGATTacatcaaaaaattcaaatacataaattggtaaaattataccatttaacaataatttgttttattgactatgtataatttttttattcacaaGGAGAATTTTTATGGTTTCAAttaaatttaacaacatttaaaaatgtTACGAATATTCTTATTTTAGGCAGCCGCATCTAATGTGGCTGCAATATTAGACAAGGACATGAAATGTGGTCGGTAGCTAAAGCTAACTTCTGTTGTAGTGTCTTGTTCCCGATCATAGAAAGATTGTAAGGAAAGCCGAGAAACCCAATTGTTGCGGGCTTTTCGTCTTAAGCTTTTCAACTCTTGGTGGCTTTGGGACTTCATGGCGATGGAACTAACGAAGGATTTCAACCGTTGGATGGCGAGTTTCAGGGTGCTTTCCAACATGTTAGCAAAGCAAACTCGAAACCAACCTGGTTCAATGCAATGACATGAAGAACCAGGCGAAATGTTTATTTTAACATGGTAAACAATTTTCTGCCACAGCTCCATTTCGGCTTCGAACGTGTTGGACTTCAAAAGGTGCCTCATGTCGACCCAACAGAACAGCCCGGCATTGCTGTCTAAACACCTAATGCCGGCTTTTTCCAGGCCTGAAACCAGGTCCTTTTGTTGCTTTTGAAGCCTCTTGTGGTTCTCGGACATGTATTCTTTCGTGAACTTCTTGTCGAATAACATGGCAGAGAGTAGATACTGTGTTTGAGAAGAAACGAGGCCGAAACTGGACATTTTAATGGCGGCGGAGACAACGACGGGATCGTTGGAGTAAATAGCACCAACTCGAAAACCAGGAAGACCCAAATCTTTAGAAAGACTGTATACAATATGAACTCTTTCCCAGACTTGAGTTTGATCGAGATTTCGATCTTTTAAAACTTCCATTACACTTACGAAGGATGGAGAGGTGAAAACAGTGCCGGCGTAAATTTCATCGCTGATTAAATGAATTTGTTTGTCTTCAATGAAGTTGATGAGTAAATACAATTCGTCTCTCGCCATTGTCGTCCCCAGTGGGTTAGAAGGGTTGGTGATTAAAACCCCTTTCACTCTCAGCTTCCTTTTTTGAGCTTGTCGATAAGCTTGTTCGATGGCGGGTAAAGTGACTTTGAAGCCATTAGAACTGGTACAATGTATGGGTACTATTTCAACCCCAGTTCGCCACCTCAGATCTCTATCAAAACTATTAAGGGGGGGAGAAAATGATGAATGTATGAGTGAATTACGTATGTTTTCATGCATGCATAAAATAAGGTATAAAGAAAGCAAAAGATATACCCTGGGTAATATGGCGTAGGAAGAAGAAAAGCGTCGCCTTGATCAGCGAGACAAAACATAAGAGTTTCATTGGCGGAGGTTGCACCAGCAGTGAGAACTACATGATTTGGGTCAAAACTTACTTTGTTTCCTCGGATTTCACCCATGAAATCAACCAATGCCTGTtcatcaaaatcatcaataaCCCAAATATTATCTTCTAATATGTTTATgggatattttttttaattagctaAGCTTACCCTTTTGAATGCAGGGAAGCCATTATAATCTTGGAAAAGAGCAAGCTCTTTGAATATGGATATCCCATCTCTCTTCAAACCCAGTGCATCTGGGTTTTTCATCAGCCATGGTTCAAGAAGATCCAAGCAGAGCTACAAAAAAGAATGCATTAAGATTTGAGATATCAAACTCagtttcaaaaaagaaaagaaaaagaaaatctcgTTACCTGATTTTCTGCAAGACCCATCTGGATAATACCATTAGGGTTGTTGACTTCATTGTAGGGGTTTTTCTTATATTCCTGCCATCCTAGAAAGTAAGAAGAATCTTGCCCATGAGTGTTACAAGTGGCTCTTCTTGACAATAACCCCATTTTTGGCCTCTTTGAGCTATAGAAAAAAGGACTTAAAAAGCTCTAATATAAGCTCCTGTTTAGATCAATCGtagccaaaagaaaaaaaatagagaaagagaGGGAAGAAATGTAAGTAATGGTGAGGTCTGCTGCAAATGGAGATATATATACATTGCATAAGGCACCAAAGTTTTAAATTAGGGCCGCTTTTGACTATACTGATTGGAGCTTTATTTAGGATAGAAACAGAGAACTAATAAATGACAGGTTTTTTATGTATTTACCAAACAGCAGATaagctaattattttattttgggcaTAACAATAAaagataattatattataaaattttagaagatactctttttactatttttttataaaatattgtaaaaaagtCTAATAAGGAATTAAGGGGAACAGAAGCGTCCGCCTGCACCCAttagcttttatttttatataataaatatattgaatataaagagaaaaataattgTTTCTACCACACATCCATTTTCATCTACATTTCTTTTTATACAAATGAGATATGAAAAGGTTACAGAAATCccaaaaattaaacacaatttctcTTCTTATCAAAATTATTTGTTTGTCCTATGGAGGAAAAAGGCAAAAGCATGGGCTACACGACTCACCCACATCAAAGTCTACGGTAAGTTGGAGGGTATAGGCCCTTTCTCTTAACCAATCCAACCCTCTTGTTCAAGATGTCCTTGATCTACCCGCCGCTTTGAAATTTTCAGATTGAGTTACGactattttaaatattacattttattattttaaaataatagatatactattataattaaattaaaaaatattcattatGAACTTTTTCAAAACCCTacaactttttcttttgtttagtgGCGGTGTTACCCTTACCACCCACCTTTTTCTCTTGTCTATcaactctctttttattttttttctcattcacTCCAAGTATATTCTCTCTTTTTagtttacaaatttatttttttaagtatttcacAAGTTATGATGAACAGATGACGGTGTCTATCATCATTAAAACGCTAccgacttttttttaaaaaaaatttgggtaacTCTTCGTTGATTTCTTAATCTGTTTctgttttgagagtatttcaaaataataaattatttcatgaGTCGGTTTGGACTCGTgttattaagttttatatttttcatagttTAATAAGTTTcacttttaaaagtttttgtctattcactacagcaaaacaggtttttagcagtatttttagcggcgtttgaatgaaaaacgccgctaaagattgagtattagcggcgttttttagaaaaatgcttgatctttagcggcgttcaAAAAACACCGCAAAAAAATTAACACAACGCCGTCGTTTTGTATTGAGCCTTTAGTGCCTTTAGCGGCGTTCAAAAAACGGcacaaaaaaattaacacaatGCTGTCGTTTTGTATTGAGCCTTTAGTGCCTTTAacggcgctttttaaaaacgtcgctatatgtacacctttagcggcgctttttagaaaacgccgctaatacttgatctttagcggcgttggCTTTTTTTGAAAAACGTGTAAAAGAGTTTTGCAAAATTTTAGTGgcttagcggcgctttttaaaagcaccgctaaagatcgagtattagtggcgcttttttaaGAAACGCCGCTATAAGtacacctttagcggcgctttttgaaaaaagCCAGTAATGCTCAATCTTTAGCGGCTTTTTTGAAAAACgtcacaaaaaatgaaaaaaattaaaatactattatttaaattaattttaaagatttttggtatatgactaattgttttttaatttatatgttaaattttttcTTATATACTTGTAAaaaagatagtattaattttaaaatattgaatatcattatagtttaaggtttacgGTATATGGTTAAAGGTTTACTGTttatgagttattattttaaggtttatggattatgagtctaaggattatggtttaagggtggTTTATGGGTTGGGGTTAatggttaggggttaggggttaagtgtTAAGGGCATAAGGGCTAGGCATTAAAGGGACATGGGTtaggggtttatggtttatgagttaatattttaaggtttatggattatggtttAGGAATTATgtgttggggtttaaggtttagggttaggtgttaagggtttagggtttaagagttAAGGGatatgggtttagggtttaggatttaggatttaaggataagggttaaaagtttagggtttagattaattagtattatttaatttatatattaaatgatttcttatataattgtaaaagagataatattaattttaatatattaaaattatgattattgtttaaattatttaggagataatagataaaatttatatattattaaatattgactATCATAAGTTAATTATTGTGGctaccaaattataacaaataaaaataaatatgaaaactaagacattagtggcgttttttaaaaaaacgccacaaaaaaataggggagacttttttttaaaaaaaacaccgCAAAAAACACTACAGTTTAATAAAAACAGCGTTGTTTTCCTTTCTTAAATTTTATCTTCTTGTGTCATGCCCGACACTTAGCCATTTCCCCCAAAATCCCAAAACAGATTTCCCAAACACTTAGCCATTCCCagtaaaaccctaaaatagatttTCCCAATTCTCTACATTTCCCTTCATCCCTaaatttcctccaaaatccctAAGTTTTTTTAAATAGTACTTCGTTTAAGTAAAGcccttctatttaaaaaaaaaaattcaatttttttcaagtaTTAGGGAAAGCGATTCGGCCAGGTATTTCATCATCTAGAGTTTCTGTCAATGTTGGAGAAGAGGTAAATATTCGAGTAATTCATGCTTATAGttgatttttatttgaattttgatcgatcttatttttcttttatttgtaattgatgtcgaagatgcttgatttgtttAGGCTTTGTCTCAGTAAATGTTGATATGAAGTAAGAAGATGGTAAAGAATGCAAgattaacattttttttgtttctttttcttttaatatataaaGAACAATTAGTGAAATTGTAAAAACCTTAGTCCTGTCATTTTGAAGGTAAAAACCTTGCATTTTGTCATTAACTTATTAGTTACTTTACGCTTGCTATTTTCACTTTTGGAAGCAATGAGTCAAAAATTAAGTAGTTAAAGCCTTGCTACCTggatttttcattttcttgaaaGTATTTGTTGGACAACTATGCTCGACGTATATTATATGGTCCTTCAAATATATGAAACCACTCTTAAAAAATCGAGCAGACTTGTATCAAACACATGTCCCTATCAGACACTCATCCCATTTCGAATAATTCAGAGTACAAGCAATAATCAAATAGAAGTTGTTgtgtttttttaatcat includes these proteins:
- the LOC107915933 gene encoding 1-aminocyclopropane-1-carboxylate synthase → MGLLSRRATCNTHGQDSSYFLGWQEYKKNPYNEVNNPNGIIQMGLAENQLCLDLLEPWLMKNPDALGLKRDGISIFKELALFQDYNGFPAFKRALVDFMGEIRGNKVSFDPNHVVLTAGATSANETLMFCLADQGDAFLLPTPYYPGFDRDLRWRTGVEIVPIHCTSSNGFKVTLPAIEQAYRQAQKRKLRVKGVLITNPSNPLGTTMARDELYLLINFIEDKQIHLISDEIYAGTVFTSPSFVSVMEVLKDRNLDQTQVWERVHIVYSLSKDLGLPGFRVGAIYSNDPVVVSAAIKMSSFGLVSSQTQYLLSAMLFDKKFTKEYMSENHKRLQKQQKDLVSGLEKAGIRCLDSNAGLFCWVDMRHLLKSNTFEAEMELWQKIVYHVKINISPGSSCHCIEPGWFRVCFANMLESTLKLAIQRLKSFVSSIAMKSQSHQELKSLRRKARNNWVSRLSLQSFYDREQDTTTEVSFSYRPHFMSLSNIAATLDAAA